Sequence from the Phragmites australis chromosome 6, lpPhrAust1.1, whole genome shotgun sequence genome:
AACTGGAAGAGTTGGTAATGAAGGGAATCTATGGGTTAAGTTCATCAAGTCGAGGCTCCGTTTGGCAGGATTTAACTTCCAGCTCCATATCAGATTTGTAGTTTTTTAGGCTAAAATACAATGGATTCAAGGACAAGCAGTCAAATACAATGAGGATTCAAGATCTGAGCAATCGCTCAGTGCTGTGCAGCGTTGAGGTCAACCAGCTCGCTCAGGCTGTCGAGggcaaatttggaaatttagacaacatacgtgatCGTATTTAcgaaattagacaacatgtcgacgtatttgcaaatctagcactcgtattcggtatctcaaattccgaaatttgaatttcggaaactgaaattccgaaaacaccgtattcggcaactgaggtgccgaatacggcactgtgggccgtattcggcacctcagttgcagaatacaccctgtactctgctgtattcggcaactgaggtgccgaatacagccggCCGGCGTCTCATCTTCTTTTTCTCGCGTCACATCAATCTTTGTCACGTCACGTCGTTCGTTTTTTTGCATCCCGTGAGTTCGGCCGGCCGGTGAATAATTGGTGCAGGATGCATGCACGTTGGTCTGTGGAGAGCTAAATAAATTGAGGTCGCGAAGAAGAGAGCAGCAccagagcagagaagggagcAAGGAATGCGAGGAGCGGCAGAGGAGCGGCAGAGGAGCAGCATCTCGAGTAGAAaaagcagcagaagaggagcaacgcgagcagcagcagcggcagtttAATACTTCGAGATCAGCCACTTTCGTACCGGTTAGTTATTAGATTATCTatttaatacttaggttagtaataatatttagagtaattagcttatttggttagtcAGTTTCGAAATAGATTAGTTCTTTCGgtagtagattgtttaatccgttcaattacatttatttaattatattaggtacttagtttatttaattagagtgcttagattatacaaattagaatatttaattatgttattatattacttagattattttattagagtacttagtttatttaattagagttttgagattatacaaattagattatttaattacgttattatattacttagattatttaattagagtacttagtttatttaattagagtacttagattattctaatcTGTTGTTCACTtatttgttgaaccatgaagccttaaatcattatcatggctcatggtggtcttcccgagcttcttcagcagcggtacgacgagaaccataggggaagaATGATATTCACAGGACAGCAGGTACCacgtttatatgtgctattttatTGCCACGATAATTTCGAACTAACtctgtacatgtattggataactcatgcagttgggtccgttacgagcccggagtgtgcacaagattaaggagttggaccctcgattccacgagccactcgcacgggcgggactactacctttcgctctcatgatggccggagctcccataGAGGTCGGCGGTAGGACACCTCTGCCGGCGATTGATaaggcactgctcacaggtctcgtcgaccggtggcgtcctgagacgcacacgtttcACTTTCCACGTTCcactatattaagtaaagaatctaatcacacttactaataaaaattatataacccaactaaatcattaatttaaatactctaatttatcaaaataatataattaatcaaatatacttgaatgaatttaacaatatactgacgaaaggactaatatacttctgaacgaactaagaaaaatctaattacaattactaattaactacgtaatctaaaaacttaccttaaggaaattgagcgcggctgctgctcgcgtCGATCCTCTCCAGCTGCCccctctgctcgagctgcttctcctagcgttgctccgctgctgctctcttctttccactgctgctctcttttcttctcccttctctccactgctgctctcttctcttctcccttctctcctttgctgctctcttctcttctcccttctctcttctgcgaGCCAGGGCTTTTTATTAAGCGCAAAAGCAGCATCCCACTGGCACGCACACACCGAAAGCATCGACAGGACGTGAAAGCGACATGATGCActgaattcggcaactgaggtaccgaatacggcactgtgggccgtattcggcacctcagttgccgaatacagcagagTACAGTTATAGATATATGatccattttactaataaaaataaattaaaaatataaggTAAATTGATGGATGATTTTCTCTTCCTTTTCGGATCAATCTGAAATCAAATTACGATATCGCTCCTGACGTATTCATTCGTCGGAGCTCCTATGACGTATCCATATTTACATACctttaatttatatttgatatcataacatataatatttatattttcgtttcAACGTACGAACATTTAGTTAGTTACATAGGTAAAAtagacatttttttttcatttttaaaatGAACAAAGGCTCAATTGTCACTGGTGGGAACTTTCTATCCGTTGCCGAACCCGCAAATCTCGGCACGAATCTCAGAGCTCATCGGACGGCTGCAGTGCTAATCAGGAGAATCAGGTAGGTCCGGTGCCCCCAATTTGTTCGATTGTTTCCCTCCACGCGGAGGTTTTCAATTTTAATCCCGTGATACATCCCGCGCCTCTTCCACGCAACCATTTCCGCAAGGAAGGAAACACTCCTGCTAGGGCTTCATCTCTCGCGCATTCTCCCCGCCTCCGCCTCGGCATCCGCTTGGAGCCAGCCTCCTCGGCCGCAGGTCATTCCGGAATCCTCGACCCGCTCGCGCTTCCGTCTCCGTATTtgcgatttttttttgttctctttgaggtttttttGGGGGGCTTTTTTAGCCCGTCTAGTGGTGGTTGGGTTTGCGGCGCTGCTGGGGAGGTTTCGGTCTCGCGGTCGGGGAGCGGCGGGGAGGGGTTGCGCTGGTGGTGGGGTGGTGTTGGAGGGCAGGGTGTTCGGCGGAATGCCTCAGGCGGCTTCACTGGGGCGTGGGGGGTCGTGGTGGCTTGGAGTCAGGGGACTCTGGTGATTGATTCCTGTCTATTTCGTTGCTATCAACTCCAAACATTTGGATCTGCTCTTTTCCAATACGTTTGGTGATGTAGAATAGAGAAGACTCGGCCATTCCCAATACTTCTCCCTGTTGCAAGCTTATGACTACATGTTCTACTCTTACTCAGAAAATCATTTGTTGTACATAACCAATTGTTTCAGCTAATTATATTCACCACATCGTTTGAATCCTACAGACTGCTCGCGTATGTCCGAGGATAATTGTTGTTGATTACAACCTTGATGGTTTGATGGTACATGCCTCAGTTTTGTTTTGCCTTCTGAGGCTATCAAGACCAAGAAATCAGCTCTTCAGTTAATGTGCTAATCATCATAGCCGCATATGCAAGGCAGAAAGAAGCTCAGTGTTGGGCCCAGCTGCGATGAAAAGGCACCAAGGGTCAACTGGCCACACCACGCAAATGCTATTCAAAGCTCCTCTAGCAAAGATGAGTTTCTGAGTTCAAGGTTTTTGTTCTCTTTGCCAACACAAAGGCCTAATACAGAAGCAAATCGTGAGAGCATGCTTTCTTTAAGGTATGCTCTAATTTATGTAAAGCAAATTCGTTACAGCTTTGTTCTAGCTTATATGAGAAGGCGGGGGGGCCTGCCagtttccctaaaaaaaaaaagttacagcCTTTACCACGTCTGCAACAAAACATCGTTTCATTTTTCAGGTCTTCTGCTTGTAAAATTCAAGGCCCAGAACGCCTTCAAGTTCCATGGATTGAGAAGGTACGACTGTAATGGTACAACATGTTATGAATGTTCAGTGATGTTTAAAAATACCAGTGATATGATTACTTACCATTGCACATTTTAGGTTTTAGTTAAAGTTAACCTCACCTCAAGAGGCAGTTGTATTTaaaaccataaatatgctccatGACTGGAAGTTTGGTTGTCCTAACTACTAAGTACAGAACAGCATTTGTGGAATAAACTTAAAAGCTGTTCATTAAAGTTGTAACATATTTTGCAACAACTAGGACTAGTTACCCTATAACCAAAAAATTCAATCCTAGCTTGTCTTTTACTTTCAGTCATTGCTCCTGTCTTGAAAGATTATCAGCCTAATTGCCACTGTTTGCAATGATCAACACACTTTATTTACTTCTGCTATGATTGTTTATAACAGGCTTGGCGTTCTCTGTGCAACACTCAGCTTGCTTGCAAGAGTTATTTAAGTCCTGGTTTATCTGCAAAAGTGAAAGATTGTGATAGGGATCATGCTCGTACTTATGGAGAAGGTTCATATAACAATAACAAAATGGCCACTGTGCCAGGAAATAGGATTCTCTCCCAGGAAAGTATGCATCAACCCACTGAAAGTGGTTCTCTGGTGAACAACAGTAACCATCAATCTGCTGGCATCAACTCCTGTACACGGACTTACCAGAGCAATCATGTGGTTCAGGCAGATATAATTAGAACAACAAATGGGTGCAGTTTTGCGAGAACTTATGCTGAAATGCACCAGACTGCCCCGGTTGCTGATAACATGTGCACTGATGATAAATTGGATCccatggatgatgatgatattCTGGCGGTAGGTGCTTTTATCtcataaatttaatatttcattAACTGCAATTACCGTTTCCAGAATTATATGAATGTACAATGTACATAAATATGGATGAtatatctagttttttttatgtgcTTTAACTTGTGATTTTTCAACTGTCAAATTTTTGTTTCAGAGTATTGACATGGACCAAATAGTTATGGAACATTACCAAGCAACGAATACACCCAGAGGATCAGCATCCCATAATATGTCAACTCCATCAGGAAACAAGTGTAACTTCAGTGGCTTGGATGAGAATAATTTACCACAAGAACTCTCTGAATTATGTACTCATCATTGCAAGGTAGGCCAAGTACTAATTGAATCACCATCTTTGCTCGGTACTTAGGAGCTATTTCAGCATGTTATCTCACTAGTTACTACTCCTAAATCTGTGCAGTTAGCCCTTTGCCCACAAGCAATGGTTCATTTGCAGGAGATGAAGGATGAGCTCATTGCAGTATCCAATGAACTTCTTGATGGTGATGGTAAACTCAACCCTCAACATTCCAAAGGGCTTCGTCAAAAGCGGTTTGACTCTTGATCCTACTTAATATTATTTGTTCCATTTGCAGGTATCTCTTTTTTACCTGCAGTAATGCTGATATTATTTGTGGTTATACTTTGTAGAGTGCATctaaacaaacagattcagctGCTCGGGGAGTATATGGCAAGGTCAACCCAAGATGAGGAGAGGCAGAGATCACACTCTATGGCATCCACAACAGCTATATATGGGCATCAACCCCCTATGACCCCACAAAGCACTTTTGTAATGGATACTGATAGATTCCAGTCTCAGGTTTACATCAGGAATGGACCAGGGAACAATGATTTTTGCTATTCTCCAGCCCCATATTCCTATACTGATAATCTAAGCACGCCATTAACTTCTGTATTGAGAGATTATGCCCCGAAGATTATAAATGTTCACTACACTGAAGGTTCTGATGATAAAAGGTGGGGCAGTACAAATTTTACGTGGACTAAGGAACTTGAGgttattttcttcaaaatcacaatttttttttttgtgaaaaaacATCTGCTTATTGTTTACATCATCATTGGTTTATGAAAATCATTAGCTTTTAGTGCATCTTCAGGTCAAGAACAAAAGCAAGTTTGGAAACCGTTCTTTCCGTCCAAATCAGCGAGAAATAATCAATGCCACAATGAGTGGGAATGACGTTTTTGTTTTAATGCCAACTGGCGGTGGGAAAAGTTTGACGTATCAGGTGATAAAACATGTTTATATGAATTGCTGCACTTATTAAATGTTTGAATTTCTGTACTTATTAACTTTTTACTGCTTGTCCTGTGCCTCTTGGGACATTTTGTTGAACTTGGCACTGTTTCCTCTTTCTGAATGCTGACATATATTCAGTACTACTGGCCAAACGGTACTTCAAGTTTTGTTTGTAAATGTGCAAGAGAATAGTTCTCAGAACAGTTTATCCAGTGGGTGAGGGGAAGTAATCATTGTTGTTGCAGGAAAATAACAAcatgctattttattcataATAAACTGCTAATTCCATCTATCAGTTACATTTCTGCCTTTGACAATCATCAGATTATCATCTGCAATCAGCATTGACGCTTATCTATTATCTTGCAGCTTCCAGCTCTTATTAGTGAGGGCATAACATTAGTAGTTTGCCCCCTTGTCTCACTCATCCAAGACCAGATCATGCACTTGTCACAGGTAATGAATCGCTTCATTTCCTTATACACATTTCTTGATGCTTTTCTAATTGCGCAACTTCTGTCTGGAGCAGGCAAATATTCCTGCAACTTATCTGAGTGCCAACATGGAGTGGCCTGAACAGCAAGAGATATTAAGACAATCAATGTCATGTCACTACAAGTTGTTGTATGTCACTCCAGAGAAAATAGCTAAGTAAGTGGAATGGTGCACATTGTGGGTTACATGTAAGAAGTTATTTGGATTCATCTATATTATCTCTTGACTATGTTTGAAATTTATCCTTCTGCAATATGATATAACTCTCATAAACTTTGAAATTCATATGGTTTGCTGTTTCTGAGTGCTGACATTACCCAGCAGCCCAGCAGTTCATGTTTTCCAGACCAAAACTAGTAGTCAcacttctatttttttcctGACACGCTTCATTGGTCCCCTGGATATATCTAAGCTTTCTACTATTGTCACACACTTCTTTTGCAAAAAAGTATCATTTACATGTGTTCTATCAATGTATATGTATAATGAGCTGGCAATTTCTCGAGTACAAGAGCAATGCTCTGTTGAGACTTGAGACCATTGGAAAATGTAAATTCATGAAGTTATTTTTCTAGATGAAGGACTTTTGTAAAAGAGCCATTTGCATGTGTTCTATGAATGTGCATGTATAACCTGTCAGCATTTTTTGTGTACAGGAGCGATTCTCTGTTGAGACTATTGGAAAATTTATATTCAAGAGGGCATCTTTCTAGGATTGTTATTGATGAAGCTCATTGTGTAAGCCAGTGGGGTCATGATTTCCGACCTGACTACAAGGTATTTCTATCAGACGAGGGATGTTCatgttaaaataaaaaatgacatTTTGATATAACTTTTATGATATGCCAGAATTTAGGTGTTTTAAAACAAAACTTCCCAAAGACTCCAGTCCTGGCCTTGACAGCCACAGCAACTGCTAGGGTTAAGGAGGATGTTGTGCAAGCTTTAGGCCTTGAAAACTGCATTGTTTTCCGACAAAGTTTTAATCGCTCAAATCTGAGGTAAATGCTTGTAAGGGTATATTGACGCAAGATCTATTTTAGCAGACTATCTCAGTTTTATGTTTTTCAGGTACTTTGTAAGGCCCAAGACAAAGAAGTGCCTCGAGGATATTGATAAGTTTGTTCGAACAAATCATCTGAAAGAATGTGGCATCATATATTGCCTTTCAAGAATGGATTGCGAAAAAGTGGCTGAAAAACTAAGGGTTATTTCTTGAAACTATAAACTGTTCAAAccttctgttttctttttaatatttaaTTCCTTAATCTTGCTCGCTAGAGTGAACTCTTGCTTATTCATTGATCTAGTAGCTACCCGTATTCTTTTCTGACCTTTTCCTGGATATAGATTGGGAGTTCTATTTTGAGTCAGTCATCTGCTTATGTCTATACTGACCTTTTCAAAAGAAGTATTCACTGCAGGCGCCCACATATTGGTTAGCAAATATAGGcttcacatgtttttttttcttttcagttggGTCCCATATTTGTTGAGGGGTTGTGCTTTGGGTTCTGGCTGTGGTTTCCATTTGGTACTATAACTATGCAAGTGACATATAAATTATCGTGCTGGGACTATGTTGTCATCAACTCCTTGCTAACTCAATTGTCATGCCTAAACTACTGTACATATACTGAACTTTAGCTACATGTGAGAAGACTGCAAAGCATTAACATGCCCATGTTTAATTTAGTTGGCTTATATGCTCTTCAATGATTTGCGCATCTCCCTGCAATGCTGCAGAAGACATAAACTTGATACCAAAAGGTAAGTGAGTTGGGTGTGGGTTTGGATAGTGCACAGTTCAGGATGTTCGTATCTCAGATTTGCCGCTAAAGTCTCATTACTTCTACACAGGCAGCTATGCTGTACTTGATGCTTAATATGGTTAAGTGAGATGTAATCATTTTGTCCAAAATTGATAGTTGGTTGATGTGGCACGTTTGAATGCTGTACCAAATTTTATCAGTTAATGGAACTTTAGCCTACCCTAGTGCTTAGCATTCAGATTTAAACGTGTTATGTAGCTACTGACCTGTCTGACTAGAACTTCTGATTGTTTCCGTTTTTCCCCTCTACCAGGAATGTGGACACATAGCAGCACACTACCATGGTAGCATGGATCCCATAGATAGAACACGTGTACAGAAGCAGTGGAGTAAGGATAAGATCAACATAATCTGTGCCACAGTTGCATTTGGGATGGGTAACTTGATCTTTCAAACATCTGCATATATAACATTTATTTGTGGCCTTGTGGGTGTCCCATGCTAACGGTACAGTACACACTGTAGGTATTAATAAACCTGACGTTCGTTTTGTTATCCATCATTCGCTGCCCAAGTCAATTGAAGGATATCATCAGGTATTTCTCATAACATAAGTTTCACAATAAGCACTGTGGAACTGCGAAATTTAAGCTGCTTGATGGTTGATCATTCCCTTAGGAGTGTGGACGCGCTGGTAGAGATGGGCAACCTTCATCTTGTGTGTTGTATTACCAGTATTCTGACTATGTAAGTCTACTGGTACCTTAATACCTTGTTGGCAGCTCCTCACTATCTTCATACCGTATCACAAATAAGtaattttcttgaaaaaaaaaaagattcgtGTCAGACACATGCTTACACAAGGAGTCGCAGAGCAACCAGCAACACCACGTGGAGGCTATCCGTCTTCACATGAGCAAGCACTTAAAACACATAAGGAGAATCTCCTGCGCATggtatttaaaattttatatgcACATTTCTGTTTGATGCTATGAAGTATGGAAACCATGATAAATACGTCATATTTTATCTTTCTACAGGTCAGTTACTGTGAAAACGATGTGGACTGCAGACGTCTACTTCAACTGATCCATTTTGGAGAGATGTTTGACCATTCACTTTGTGCAAAAACCTGTGATAACTGCTTGAAAGAGTTGAGATGGGTTGAGAAAGATGTCACCAACATTGCTAGGCAATTGGTAAGTGGACAGATGTGCCCTTCCTTCTGAATGCATGCACGCACCTCTATGCGAACTGATAATCttgttttgcttcttctttaGGTCGAATTGGTCACGATGACAGGGCAGTCATGTTCATCTTGTCACATTCTTGAAGTTTACAGAGGTTCTGTGAGCCAAAATGTATGTGTTCTGATAACTACTCAAGATCATTACGTTCTGAAGTTTTTCAGTGCAGTTATCTTGCCACGAGTGGGTACTGTCAGTGCCACACCATTATGCTAGTGGTACCATAACTTGATTGTGAAAATATCTATCACTACCCATAGGTCAAGAAGCAGCATCATGATACTTTGGCTCTTCATGGAGCTGGGAAGCATCTAGCTAAAGGTGAGGCAGCAAGGATAATGCGTCATTTAGTAATCGAGGGAATACTTATTGAGGATGTCAAAAGGAGTGACAACATATACGGATCAATATCATCTGTCCTGAAGGTGAAAAATACTTGATGTGCCTTGGTTGGTTTATTTTGAGATAAATGTTACTATTTATTTTTCCTTGCTACCTTCCAGTAGCGGGCTTGGTCTAACacatatattttctttcatGATCTTTGTTAAGCAGGCTAATCATTCAAAAGCTAGTGATCTTCGCTCTGGCAAGCACAGCATTGTCCTAAAGTTAGTTTTCTGCCTTTTACAATTACCAAATTTATCACATATCCTGGACTACAATATTATCCAAGTTATCACATATTCTGGGCTTGTTTTTCTCCCTTCAAATTTGGTTGGTGCATCAAAAGAGTATTTTGGGATGTGTCACAGTAAGCTACCTTCACATCTAAAATCTCTATAGGGTCTAACATTAGCATTTGATGTTTTGTAAGTATGATGAAAGTTGATTTTGTTGCTATATTTAAGAGATACAGCTTAAAACTGGTAAAGAGATATTTGATTGATGGGAGAAATCCTAGTTCAGCCTTGATATTGAAATCCTTACTGGTTTAAGGTCTATGAAACCGGCTAGCAATTGGTTGGTTACAGGTTGTTACACTGGCTCTCAATCAGTGATTTATAGTTCTGTGACCTGACTGGTTACTGTCAATAAATTGCTAGGAGTATGTAGCAGCCTCTCCGGGTTAGTACGGTTGTGCTGCCCATGACACTGTTTGTTTCATGTACATATTGTTGTGGTATCAATGAGTTTGCATTGCACAATCAGGTTACAATTTGATCTTGATGCTGCAGAACATACAATATGTCAAATGAGACTTGGTTGACTGGAATCAAAAGCTGGAAACATGAGCTTTATAAATCAGGATGTTGCATACTGAAGTGTGCTGTCCATACTCCATGAAACCCTGATACCTTTTCGTTTGATTTTAGTTATGCACACTCTTTCTGTGTATATGTATCCTGTATTGTTTTGGCATTTGCaatcttttttttccccttctttcTTTGAGTGGGTGTAACCTGAATTTCTATCTTCCATattctatgattttttgaaACCAACATATTCTATGAATATTTGAACAATGAATATCTATTAATTTCCTAATCATGTTATCTTGCAGGTTCCCTACTCTTGAGAAGGCCTCCAAGATGGGGAAACTCGATGAATCATCATTTCCGCAAATCAATAAGACTGTTCAACATCAAAGCGAAGTGGATGAGGTAAACACACAGAGGGATGACCAGATCGGTGCAGATGGTGTGGGGTAGGGTCTTTATATGTTTTGTCTCTattctaatatatattttcatacATTACAGAATCTTGCATCGATGCTCTTCGATACTTTACGCTGCCTCAGGGATCAGATAATGGATGAGTGCAATGAAGGATACAATGCATACCACATATTCAAGTAAGTTATTTGTGATACCTTCAGTTGTGTAAGCACTCACTGGCTACTGACACGGTGACCTTTCCGTCTTTAGAAATGACACGCTGAAGGAAATGAGCACCCGAGTACcaagaacaaaagaagaactTTTGGAGATAAATGGCATTGGAAAGTAATACATTTACTGCCATTTATAATGTTTACGCAGCTCTCTTTAGTTTTCGAAAATATGGTTTACGCAGTTGTGAGAAGTAGAGCAAGAAGTGTATTCATTATTACACGCTCTCTTTCAGGGCGAAGGTCAAGAAGTATGGGGACCGTGTGCTTGCAACCATAGAGGACTTCCTCAGCAAACACCCAAACCCAAAGAACAGCAGCGGCTGCAACGAGCACTCCGAGGCAGTGAAGAAGCGAAGAGGCTTCACCGCCGTCAATGCGTCAAGCAACTACGACGACTTCGAGGAACGCATGGTTCAGTCCAAGAAGCGCGCGGCGAAGACACGAAGCACCTCCAAGAAGTTGGTATCTGATGCTGAGAGCATGGTGCACGGTGTTCCCTGTGTAGATCTTGATATGGATGGATTTGAGGCAGTGGAAGACGAGCTGTGCAGCGTCCAGCAGCCTGTGGCTTCTGGTAGGGTTCTGCCCAAGTGGGAACCCGCCGCTAGAGGCAAAGGCAACGCTCCCGCTTCTAATTTATTTGAAGAATTCAGGTATGTCAAGTAGGATCGTAGGGTTTCTGTAAGATGGCCAACCAGGCCACATGCTAGGGTTCTTGCACATCTGGTGATCTCTTTCAGGACAGTTCTTGGAGCACATGTAGGAAGGTCGTCGTGTAAGCGGCTTCTGTGATGGAAGCTGATTGAATGTGTATGTATGCGTTGAACTGTGCAGCTGTGCCTTGCGTTTGCTTGGTTTTATCTGTGTTACCATGTCTAGTACCAATGTTTGTCAGAACTAGGGGTGAAATAGCAGATGGGCCAGTTTGCAGGATGAAGCATACGGGCAGGCTCCCTCAGAGGAGTGAGGAGCATCATCTCACTGAACTGCCTCGGTTGCCTTTTGTACTGGCCGGGGTGTGAGAGTGACACTGTGAGGGGTCCGCTGCTTGGTTCGGTTTGACCAGCTTGAGCGGTTGAAATAAATTACTGCGACCGCCCACGTCAGCTTCACCAAAGTTTTCTCAGGCTACATGTACCCACAAATCATGTCAGTAAAGAATCTGGAGGAAAAATAACATGAGAATATTCTTCTCTGAAGGTGCAAACTGACCATTTATAACCGTGTATGGGCATACCCCTGATTTTTCAGATATTCAGCAACTGTCTGGATATTTGCTGACCCCAGAACAATGTATTGCTAAGCTCATTGTACATTAAAATTACACAGTAACAAAAGCACGACAAGATCTTATAACGAAGGACAGAGTCCAACTTTCGTCCCCAAACTCTTACATTGGGTTAAAAATAGTCCCTATCTATTGTACTGGTTATCTTTCGTGCGTAGAAGTAACGCCAAGGTAATTATTGCCATCAGCTTAGCTAGATATAAAATTCAAACATGACATTTATCAATCTATTTACTCTCTTAAAATTGAAGCTATATGTCAACCAGATTCAAATTACTATACAAGTTCGAAAAAAGTGTGAATTAATGACCTACGTATCGATAACTAGATGCCTTAAATATTTGTGCAAATAAGTCCTGCTTCATaagcaacaacaaaaataatatttcCAAGTTTTTTATTACTCGCGCCGTACTTTGAGGTTGTCAGTGCAGCTGAATGGctccaattttttttcccaaatggTATGGCTAGTTCATTTTTTATAGATCTACTAAGATATCTCAAGCAGATGTTTAAAAAATTATCGCataaaatactattatagtatcccaatactattacagtattctctatttttttttatcccaaGCAGCTATTCTATTTCCTaactttattatttttctcatctttTTGACACATAATAATCTTCTGTAAACAGTGTTGAGGGGAGAAGAGATGTTGTAATAAATTTGAGGTACTCTAGTGCTGCAGTGTTGTGGGAGGGCGGTTGTACTGTAGCAATGGAAGCAGCCTCTACTGGAGTACGTTTGGAGGCAGTAGAGGCGGCAACGGTCGGTGTTACAATGATAGAGGTAAATGTCGTTTTTGATGGAGTTGGTTTAAGAGTGAAAAGATTCGCCACTCTTTGACCGGTATATATCGGTATGATTGGTCATTGTACATCTAGTATGGCTACTG
This genomic interval carries:
- the LOC133922697 gene encoding ATP-dependent DNA helicase Q-like 4A, with translation MQGRKKLSVGPSCDEKAPRVNWPHHANAIQSSSSKDEFLSSRFLFSLPTQRPNTEANRESMLSLRSSACKIQGPERLQVPWIEKAWRSLCNTQLACKSYLSPGLSAKVKDCDRDHARTYGEGSYNNNKMATVPGNRILSQESMHQPTESGSLVNNSNHQSAGINSCTRTYQSNHVVQADIIRTTNGCSFARTYAEMHQTAPVADNMCTDDKLDPMDDDDILASIDMDQIVMEHYQATNTPRGSASHNMSTPSGNKCNFSGLDENNLPQELSELCTHHCKLALCPQAMVHLQEMKDELIAVSNELLDGDGKLNPQHSKGLRQKRVHLNKQIQLLGEYMARSTQDEERQRSHSMASTTAIYGHQPPMTPQSTFVMDTDRFQSQVYIRNGPGNNDFCYSPAPYSYTDNLSTPLTSVLRDYAPKIINVHYTEGSDDKRWGSTNFTWTKELEVKNKSKFGNRSFRPNQREIINATMSGNDVFVLMPTGGGKSLTYQLPALISEGITLVVCPLVSLIQDQIMHLSQANIPATYLSANMEWPEQQEILRQSMSCHYKLLYVTPEKIAKSDSLLRLLENLYSRGHLSRIVIDEAHCVSQWGHDFRPDYKNLGVLKQNFPKTPVLALTATATARVKEDVVQALGLENCIVFRQSFNRSNLRYFVRPKTKKCLEDIDKFVRTNHLKECGIIYCLSRMDCEKVAEKLRECGHIAAHYHGSMDPIDRTRVQKQWSKDKINIICATVAFGMGINKPDVRFVIHHSLPKSIEGYHQECGRAGRDGQPSSCVLYYQYSDYIRVRHMLTQGVAEQPATPRGGYPSSHEQALKTHKENLLRMVSYCENDVDCRRLLQLIHFGEMFDHSLCAKTCDNCLKELRWVEKDVTNIARQLVELVTMTGQSCSSCHILEVYRGSVSQNVKKQHHDTLALHGAGKHLAKGEAARIMRHLVIEGILIEDVKRSDNIYGSISSVLKANHSKASDLRSGKHSIVLKFPTLEKASKMGKLDESSFPQINKTVQHQSEVDENLASMLFDTLRCLRDQIMDECNEGYNAYHIFKNDTLKEMSTRVPRTKEELLEINGIGKAKVKKYGDRVLATIEDFLSKHPNPKNSSGCNEHSEAVKKRRGFTAVNASSNYDDFEERMVQSKKRAAKTRSTSKKLVSDAESMVHGVPCVDLDMDGFEAVEDELCSVQQPVASGRVLPKWEPAARGKGNAPASNLFEEFRYVK